The Rhodobacteraceae bacterium LMO-JJ12 genome contains the following window.
TTGCGTAGTGCCGGTTCCGGGGGATAGCCGAAGGTTTCAAGATCGACCGCATAAAGAGACTGGATCCGTCGCAGTGTCAGCGGGGTTATGAAATTTTCGTAGCCGAAACTATATTCGGAAATTTCATGGCCCGGTACATCGACCAATGACCCACCATACCGTTCGTCTGCGATCTGGGTCTTGTTCATCTGGCGCGAATGATAGCGCATACCAAGATCTGCTGCCAACGCGCCCAGCTCGCTGTCCAGCGCCTCGACGTGGATGATATCGTCATAGTGCAGCCCTTCATCCAACAGAAAGCCGGGTACCTGGGTCTCCCAATGTCCGTTGACGGGCAATCGGGGTTTGAGGCGCTGATCATGTAGGGCTGCGACAGTGTCGAGAAATTGGGCAAAGGTCATGATGTTTCGCTCGGTCTCAAGCCCGCGTTCGGTGCAGTAGAGATCGTGCAGTTCCTGGGCAAAGGGTTCCAGATCATCACGCATCATGAGCGATCGGCCGCGATAGACACAGAATTTGTTGAGATAGGCGCTGATACTTCGTGTCACCGGGTGGCGCGCAAGGATCACCGAACGATATCGCTTCTTGCGCATCACCTCAAGGCACTGCTTGTAGGATTGGCTATTGAGGTGGAAGTAGCGCTTGTTCTCGGGTGGGACTTCTATGTTGTCTGCCAGAAACCGGAACAGGCTGGTGCAGGCCGCTTTCTGCGACCAGAAAAACACAGTCTTTTTAGGGATATGAATGTAGCCGCGCCAGCCCATCGGGATCTCCGGAAACCATCTTTTTTGCCCTCTACAGCATCTCGTGTTTTATGTGAAGCAACATGTATCGCTGCGCGTTCGAACAATTGGTGAGCGCCAATGCGGTGCGAGGTGCATCGACCCGAAAACCCTTAGATAGGCATTACGCAGGGTGACAATGCTTGGGGGATCATGAGTTGATGATTTCGCGATAATGGCGCCGCAGCATCAAAAGGCCCGCAGCAAAGGTGACGAGTGCGACACTGAACACATAGAGCGGCGAGACATAGCTGGCATCATAAGTGGAATAGACGCCGCTCCGGGCCTCGCCGACCAAGTGGACCAGAGGGTTCCACCACAGCCAGTCGCGATAGGGGAGCGGGATGGTGTCAAAGAGGAAGAAGATGCAAGATATGATAAACAGCGGTCGGTTCAAGATGGCCCAGGTGACTTCCCAAATGGGGTACATCGACAGCAGATAGCAATTCATCGTCCCAATCCCCAACCCTAGGGCAAAGGCCATGGTAAAGGCGAACGCCAGTGCCGGCAGGTCTAGAATGACCTGCAGGTCGAATGCAATTATGATGCCCGACAACACGACCACGGCAATCATGATTTCCGTTATCACGTTCATCAGGAAACGACCAAGGATTGCATCGACAAAGGTGACGCCTGGGTAAAACAGCAATGAGCGAGAAAACCGCAAGGAAACAGATACTTTCTGTGCGGTGGTCGAATAGGCCATGAAAGGAAGAATGCCCGACGCAAAAAACAGCGGGAAATTGGTGCCGATTGCAGGCGATCGGAAAGCAAAGGAAAAAACAATGGTCATCATGGCGATGCCGCCTGCGGGCTCCAGTACCGCCCAGACATATCCCAAGGCCGAGCGTCCATAAGTGGTCGACATCTCGCGCAAGAGCAGGGCTATCACGGTGCGTATCGTGCCAGTCCGGCGGGGTATGGCTGGATTTGATTGTTTCATTCTGTGCTCTGGCGTAGCATCGCCGGGTTTGTTAGGAAACTGCAAATATCGGCAGTCCTACCGCAGAAGAAAGATTTTGTCTTGAACGATGTGCCTCAAAGCCCGGCATCGAAGGATGCAGCAGCGTCATTGAAGGGGCAGCCCGAAGGGAAAGCCAAAACCAAAGCTGTCCGCCCCCCTGTAAAAGCAGCCCGCATAAAAACTCGCCATGTGCTGCTGTTCTTGTTTTTTGTGATCTGGGTTATTGCTCCCGTGGGCATAAGCGCTTGGTATCTTTATACGGTTGCCGATGATCAATATGCCAGCCATGTTGGGTTTTCAGTGCGTACCGAAGAAGTCGGCTCGGCTATCGAATTACTGGGCGGGATCACCGAACTTTCGGGGTCGAGCTCTTCTGATACTGATATCCTTTATGAATTCATCCAGAGTCAGCAACTGGTGCGGTTGTTAAGCCAGAAATTGGATCTGGTGCGAATGTATTCTAATCCGGATGACCCCGTGTTCGGCTTGGGCGAAGATGTGCGCATCGAGGCGTTGGCCGACTACTGGAACCGAATGGTCAAGGTGTTCTACGACCGCTCCAGCGGGCTGATCGAGGTGCGGGTGTTGGCGTTTGATCCGCATGATGCCAAAACTATCGCCAAAACACTGTTTGATGAAAGCAGTCGGATGATCAACGAGTTGTCAGCCATCGCGCGGGCCGACGCCATGGGGTATGCCGAAGAAGAGTTGGCTCGTGCGGTAGCGCGGCTCAAGGAGGCGCGTCAGGCCAAGACCGCCTTTCAGAACCGAACCCAGATC
Protein-coding sequences here:
- a CDS encoding sulfotransferase family protein, whose amino-acid sequence is MGWRGYIHIPKKTVFFWSQKAACTSLFRFLADNIEVPPENKRYFHLNSQSYKQCLEVMRKKRYRSVILARHPVTRSISAYLNKFCVYRGRSLMMRDDLEPFAQELHDLYCTERGLETERNIMTFAQFLDTVAALHDQRLKPRLPVNGHWETQVPGFLLDEGLHYDDIIHVEALDSELGALAADLGMRYHSRQMNKTQIADERYGGSLVDVPGHEISEYSFGYENFITPLTLRRIQSLYAVDLETFGYPPEPALRKQATKTPHVERLPPRRGAE
- a CDS encoding ABC transporter permease, which translates into the protein MKQSNPAIPRRTGTIRTVIALLLREMSTTYGRSALGYVWAVLEPAGGIAMMTIVFSFAFRSPAIGTNFPLFFASGILPFMAYSTTAQKVSVSLRFSRSLLFYPGVTFVDAILGRFLMNVITEIMIAVVVLSGIIIAFDLQVILDLPALAFAFTMAFALGLGIGTMNCYLLSMYPIWEVTWAILNRPLFIISCIFFLFDTIPLPYRDWLWWNPLVHLVGEARSGVYSTYDASYVSPLYVFSVALVTFAAGLLMLRRHYREIINS
- a CDS encoding sugar transporter; translated protein: MGISAWYLYTVADDQYASHVGFSVRTEEVGSAIELLGGITELSGSSSSDTDILYEFIQSQQLVRLLSQKLDLVRMYSNPDDPVFGLGEDVRIEALADYWNRMVKVFYDRSSGLIEVRVLAFDPHDAKTIAKTLFDESSRMINELSAIARADAMGYAEEELARAVARLKEARQAKTAFQNRTQIVDPSADIQGQMGVLGSLQQQLAATSIDLQEQLLQGADPSNPLVQKARRRIEAINVLIDQERDKFGSTSRVADNDVAYSDLLAEYEALQVDLEFTQKSYLSAQAARDAAFAEASRKSRYLAMYVEPTLAETPEYPRRLMLICLLAGLAFITWAILVMIYYSLRDRR